In the genome of Quercus robur chromosome 3, dhQueRobu3.1, whole genome shotgun sequence, one region contains:
- the LOC126717925 gene encoding alanine--tRNA ligase, which translates to MRKGFVGNSKRSVLWLCVLNNRNPRLSLSLSHCYSHSPPPLPPLSLSLSLSLSHHHHQMAEEWPANRVRDTFIKFFEEKKHTNWKSSPVVPHNDPTLLFANAGMNQFKPIFLGTADPNTPLSKLNRACNTQKCIRAGGKHNDLDDVGKDTYHHTFFEMLGNWSFGDYFKADAIQWAWQLLTQVYKLPKDRFYATYFGGDQKLGLAPDAEARDIWLQFLPPERVLPFGCKDNFWEMGDTGPCGPCTEIHYDRIGNRDAASLVNYDDPTCLEIWNLVFIQFNRESDGSLKPLPAKHVDTGMGFERLTSVLQNKMSNYDTDVFMPIFDAIQQATGARPYSGKVGQDDLDKVDMAYRVVADHIRTLSFAIADGSCPGNEGREYVLRRILRRAVRYGSEVLKAQEGFFNGLVNIVVRVMGDVFPELKQNEMRIRDIIAEEEASFGKTLLKGIEKFKKAAQDVQGKILSGQDAFVLWDTYGFPLDLTQLMAEERGLLVDVDGFNNAMDEARERSRNAQNKQAGGAIIMDAEATSALHKRGVAATDDSFKFIWFKDHESVIRAIYTGSQFLESVGSGSEVGIVLESTSFYAEQGGQIFDTGSLEGPFGSFQVGNVQIYGGFILHIGSFSGENGRFSVGEKVICKVDYDRRKLIAPNHTCTHMLNFALREVLGNHVDQKGSIVLPEKLRFDFSHGKPVDPDRLKKIESIVNEQIKAELDVFGKEATLAEAKRINGLRAVFGEVYPDPVRVVAIGQKVEDLLADPENDEWLSISAELCGGTHISNTREAKAFALLSEEGIAKGIRRITAVTTDGAFKAMELAYLLEQEVNDASKIEGSLLEKTVASLKSRVDSASIPAAKKADIRAKISVLQNQVRKAQKKIAEENIQKAVKITIEKAEVAASEGKAFCVSHVDVGLDVAAVREAVLKVIEQKGISAMVFSTDETTNKAVVCAGVPEKGDRNKHLEVSEWLTEALEPLKGRCGKGKGGLASGQGTDASQVNEAIELATAFALMKLR; encoded by the exons ATGAGGAAGGGATTCGTTGGGAATTCGAAGAGGAGTGTGCTGTGGTTGTGCGTATTGAATAACAGAAACCCTcgtctttctctttctctttctcattgttATTCTCACTCGCCGCCACCACTGCCCccactatctctatctctatctctatctctatctcatcatcatcatcaaatggCGGAGGAATGGCCGGCGAATCGCGTGAGAGACACGTTCATAAAGTTCTTCGAGGAGAAGAAGCACACAAATTGGAAGTCCAGCCCTGTTGTCCCTCACAATGATCCCACTCTTCTCTTCGCTAACGCTG gaatgaacCAGTTCAAGCCCATATTTTTGGGCACAGCTGACCCAAACACTCCCTTATCCAAATTGAATCGTGCTTGCAACACCCAGAAGTGCATTCGAGCTGGTGGGAAGCACAATGATCTGGATGATGTTGGGAAGGACACTTACCACCACACCTTCTTTGAGATGCTTGGCAATTGGTCCTTTGGGGATTACTTTAAAGCTGACGCCATTCAATGGGCTTGGCAACTTCTTACACAG gtTTATAAACTACCTAAGGATCGCTTCTATGCCACCTATTTTGGTGGTGATCAGAAATTGGGTCTTGCTCCTGATGCTGAAGCTAGAGATATATGGCTTCAATTTTTACCACCAGAACGTGTGCTGCCTTTTGGCTGCAAA GACAATTTCTGGGAGATGGGTGATACAGGTCCTTGTGGACCTTGCACTGAAATACATTATGATAGAATTGGTAATCGAGATGCTGCGTCATTGGTTAACTATGATGATCCTACGTGCCTTGAGATTTGGAACCTTGTCTTTATTCAG TTTAATAGGGAAAGTGATGGTTCTTTAAAACCCCTGCCTGCTAAGCATGTTGATACCGGCATGGGTTTCGAAAGGTTGACTTCTGTACTTCAGAACAAGATGAGCAATTATGATACCGATGTGTTCATGCCCATCTTTGATGCAATCCAACAG GCAACTGGGGCTCGGCCATATTCTGGGAAAGTTGGACAAGATGATCTGGACAAAGTTGACATGGCATACCGGGTTGTTGCAGATCACATTAGAACTCTTTCATTTGCCATTGCCGATGGGTCTTGTCCAG GCAATGAGGGCCGTGAATATGTCTTGAGGCGTATTCTTCGTCGAGCTGTTCGTTATGGAAGTGAGGTCTTAAAAGCTCAGGAAGGATTTTTCAATGG GCTTGTAAACATTGTGGTGAGAGTGATGGGCGATGTTTTTCCGGAGCTAAAGCAGAATGAAATGCGCATTAGGGACATAATCGCAGAAGAAGAAGCAAGTTTTGGTAAAACTTTACTTAAG ggAATCGAGaaattcaaaaaggctgctcaGGATGTACAAGGGAAGATATTAAGTGGGCAG GATGCATTTGTTTTGTGGGACACATATGGGTTCCCATTAGATTTGACCCAG TTGATGGCAGAAGAAAGGGGCTTACTGGTTGATGTTGACGGTTTCAATAATGCCATGGATGAGGCAAGAGAAAGATCAAGGAATGCTCAAAATAAG CAAGCTGGTGGTGCTATTATTATGGATGCTGAAGCTACTTCAGCATTGCACAAGAGGGGGGTTGCTGCAACAGATGATTCCTTCAAATTTATTTGGTTCAAG GACCATGAAAGTGTGATAAGAGCAATTTATACCGGTTCCCAGTTCTTGGAAAGCGTTGGTTCTGGCAGTGAAGTTGGTATAGTTCTGGAATCCACAAGTTTTTATGCTGAGCAAGGTGGTCAG ATTTTTGATACTGGATCACTTGAAGGCCCCTTTGGTTCGTTTCAAGTTGGCAATGTTCAAATTTATGGAGGTTTCATTCTTCATATTGGTTCTTTTTCTGGAGAGAATGGTAGATTCTCTGTGGGGGAAAAAGTAATTTGTAAG GTTGACTATGACAGGCGTAAGCTCATTGCCCCAAATCATACATGCACACACATGTTGAATTTTGCTCTTAGG GAAGTGCTTGGAAATCATGTTGACCAGAAGGGTTCTATCGTTCTTCctgaaaaattaagatttgaTTTTTCGCATG GCAAGCCAGTAGATCCTGATCGTTTGAAAAAGATTGAATCAATTGTGAATGAGCAAATAAAAGCTGAATTAGATGTATTTGGTAAGGAGGCAACCCTTGCTGAAGCCAAGCGTATCAATGGTTTACGAGCTGTTTTTGGTGAA GTCTATCCTGACCCAGTTAGAGTTGTGGCAATTGGACAGAAAGTTGAGGACCTTCTGGCTGATCCAGAGAATGATGAGTGGTTATCCATTTCTGCAGAACTCTGCGGAG GTACCCATATATCAAATACAAGGGAAGCTAAGGCCTTTGCCCTGCTATCTGAGGAGGGAATTGCTAAGGGAATACGAAGGATTACTGCTGTTACAACTGACGGTGCTTTTAAGGCAATGGAATTAGCATACTTACTTGAGCAGGAAGTAAATGATGCATCAAAAATAGAAGGCAGCTTGCTTGAAAag ACAGTAGCTTCTTTGAAAAGTCGTGTGGATTCCGCATCTATACCAGCAGCCAAGAAGGCAGATATCAGGGCAAAGATTTCCGTACTACAG aatcaagtgagaaaggcGCAAAAGAAGATTGCTGAAGAAAATATACAGAAAGCTGTCAAGATCACAATTGAGAAAGCTGAAGTAGCTGCTTCAGAGGGAAAGGCTTTCTGCGTATCCCATGTTGACGTTGGTTTGGATGTGGCAGCAGTTCGTGAAGCAGTTCTGAAAGTCATAGAACAGAAG GGGATATCTGCTATGGTGTTCAGTACAGATGAAACCACTAATAAGGCTGTAGTGTGTGCTGGGGTGCCAGAGAAAGGAGATAGGAacaagcatctggaggtgtcaGAGTGGTTGACAGAAGCTTTGGAGCCTCTAAAAGGGCGATGTGGTAAAGGAAAAGGTGGTCTTGCATCTGGCCAG GGAACGGATGCTTCGCAAGTCAATGAGGCGATTGAATTGGCTACAGCATTTGCATTGATGAAGTTGAGATGA
- the LOC126719578 gene encoding F-box protein PP2-B10-like: protein KFREASESDENWVRLLPPDWLAILSRSSAHLHFTSLKQLYLDLFDNPFLIDGDTKSFFLDKSSGKKCYLLPARELSIICGDYPQYWRWISLPEESRFPEVALLHDVWWFDIRGKMSTSILSPKTRYAAYLVYKLWSGARGFDGPPFKASVGTVGGEVYKQTVRLGLFVMEPSQQDRIILPSQQHTSHPKQRIDGWLEIELGQFFNGGGEDDKLQIKLKEVEANTQKIGLIVEGIKIKPTKG, encoded by the exons AAATTCCGTGAGGCTTCTGAGTCCGATGAAAACTGGGTTAGATTATTGCCTCCTGATTGGCTGGCAATCCTTTCCAGATCATCGGCTCACTTGCATTTCACTTCTTTGAAACAGCTATACCTCGATCTTTTCGATAACCCATTTTTAATTGACGGCGATACAAAG AGCTTTTTCTTGGACAAATCGAGTGGTAAGAAATGTTACCTTCTTCCTGCAAGGGAACTGTCCATTATATGCGGTGACTATCCTCAATATTGGAGATGGATTTCTCTACCTGAGGAATCCAG GTTCCCAGAGGTAGCGCTACTTCATGATGTGTGGTGGTTTGACATCAGAGGTAAGATGAGTACTTCCATTCTGTCTCCTAAAACACGCTATGCCGCTTACCTTGTGTACAAGTTGTGGAGCGGAGCCCGTGGATTTGATGGCCCTCCTTTCAAGGCTTCAGTGGGAACTGTTGGAGGTGAAGTTTATAAACAAACTGTTCGTTTGGGCCTTTTTGTCATGGAGCCAAGCCAACAAGACCGGATTATACTGCCGTCGCAGCAACACACTTCACATCCCAAGCAGAGAATAGATGGATGGTTAGAGATTGAGTTGGGTCAATTTTTCAATGGGGGAGGAGAAGATGACAAACTGCAGATTAAACTTAAGGAGGTAGAAGCTAATACCCAGAAGATTGGCCTCATTGTTGAAGGGATCAAGATCAAGCCAACAAAGGGttag